The Seriola aureovittata isolate HTS-2021-v1 ecotype China chromosome 2, ASM2101889v1, whole genome shotgun sequence genome has a segment encoding these proteins:
- the avpr2b.1 gene encoding oxytocin receptor, producing the protein MAWFRVNISNSTLESALFGDEPRDESLAQVEIILLSIIFITAGILNFGLLMVLWKRRKQLSRMRVFVFHLCLADLVVTFFQVCPQLIWDITDRFVGPDILCRAVKYLQVVGMFASTYMIVVMTVDRYQAICNPMVTFQRRRARLNGPVCAAWCVSLIGSLPQIFIFSRVEVAPGVYDCWAQFIKPWGPKAYVTWTTLVIFILPIITVIVCQVRICRTVRNNFHMKTHHVGEAVSKPLSSRASSVAGVSKARVKTVKMTVVIVLAYIICWTPFFTVQLWSVWDVEAPTQTATFTILMLLASLNSCANPCIYLLFSGKLPNRLVALMCMGQPDLKESMQEEATMVSSLYISLKSLSDSR; encoded by the exons ATGGCTTGGTTTCGAGTGAACATCAGTAACAGCACTTTGGAGAGCGCGCTCTTTGGGGATGAGCCGCGAGATGAGAGCTTGGCTCAGGTGGAAATAATTCTTTTgtccatcatcttcatcactgcGGGGATCCTAAACTTCGGGCTCCTCATGGTGCTGTGGAAGCGGAGGAAGCAGCTCTCCAGGATGCGTGTCTTCGTTTTCCACCTGTGCCTCGCAGATCTGGTGGTCACGTTCTTCCAAGTTTGTCCGCAACTCATTTGGGACATCACCGACAGATTCGTCGGACCAGATATACTGTGCCGCGCTGTGAAGTACCTGCAGGTGGTCGGGATGTTTGCCTCCACTTACATGATAGTAGTGATGACAGTAGACCGATATCAAGCCATCTGCAACCCCATGGTGACTTTCCAGAGGCGCAGGGCGCGCTTGAACGGTCCGGTGTGCGCCGCCTGGTGCGTCTCTCTCATCGGCAGCCTCCCTCAGATTTTCATCTTCTCTCGGGTCGAGGTCGCTCCCGGTGTGTACGACTGTTGGGCGCAGTTCATCAAGCCGTGGGGACCGAAAGCCTACGTGACCTGGACGACTCTGGTGATATTCATCCTGCCCATTATCACGGTTATCGTGTGCCAAGTGCGCATCTGCCGCACCGTGCGCAACAACTTCCACATGAAGACGCACCATGTCGGAGAGGCGGTCAGTAAGCCGCTGTCCTCCAGGGCCAGCAGCGTGGCAGGAGTGTCCAAGGCGAGGGTGAAAACGGTGAAGATGACCGTGGTCATTGTGCTCGCCTACATCATCTGCTGGACGCCTTTCTTCACTGTGCAGCTCTGGTCTGTCTGGGACGTTGAGGCGCCCACTCAGA CGGCAACCTTTACCATCCTGATGCTGCTGGCCAGTCTGAACAGCTGTGCGAACCCCTGCATCTACCTGTTGTTCAGTGGGAAGCTGCCCAACAGACTGGTGGCCCTGATGTGCATGGGTCAGCCTGATCTGAAGGAGTCCATGCAGGAGGAGGCCACCATGGTCAGCTCCCTGTACATCAGCCTGAAGAGCCTGTCAGACAGTAGATAA